A window from Cryobacterium sp. PAMC25264 encodes these proteins:
- the pknB gene encoding Stk1 family PASTA domain-containing Ser/Thr kinase, protein MTESPTDPMIGRLIDGRYQVRSRIARGGMATVYLATDLRLERRVAIKIMHGHLADDNAFRSRFIQEARSAARLAHPNVVNVFDQGQDADIAYLVMEHLPGITLRDLLKDYGRLTPEQTMDILEAVLSGLAAAHKAGIVHRDVKPENVLLADDGRIKIGDFGLARAVNNNTATGQALLGTVAYLSPELVTRGIADARSDIYALGIMTYEMLTGEQPYVGEAPMQVAYQHANDTVPMPSLVAAGVPQELDELVLWATARDPEERPRDARVMLDQLLDVEKLVRPNDQTAMQATMVLPRSVVAASADAETQILGRAPLAAAATLIAPDPETGEVDSTDQLAGTTQKRRRRGYWLFTLIVLLAALAGGAGWYFGVGPGSEIAVPSLTSASPEDATAQLEALGLVAAPGTAYSTEIPAGLVVGTDPGDGTRVAKGSTVTVNVSQGPAPIVLPTLAGLTPDAAATAISDSRAVPGTVDEIFSNTVKKGLVISATRDSDGGDVSQGGDSFEGATINYAVSLGDVTDVTGKTLADAIGTLADQDLEGRSGPETYSETVAQGKVISAAPASGGPLRKGSVITLTVSRGPEPVEVPDVVGQGWSEAKTTLSDLGFKLSYNPGADAIAALLSVASTDPVAGTSLPKGSTITLKPTNPFG, encoded by the coding sequence GTGACCGAAAGCCCCACTGACCCCATGATCGGCCGTCTCATCGACGGCCGCTATCAGGTGCGCTCCCGGATCGCCCGCGGCGGTATGGCCACCGTGTACCTCGCCACCGACCTGCGCCTCGAGCGTCGGGTGGCGATCAAGATCATGCACGGCCACCTGGCCGATGACAACGCGTTCCGCAGCCGGTTCATCCAGGAGGCCCGCTCGGCGGCGCGCCTGGCGCACCCGAACGTGGTGAACGTCTTCGACCAGGGCCAGGACGCCGATATCGCGTACCTGGTGATGGAGCACCTGCCCGGCATCACGCTGCGCGACCTGCTCAAGGACTACGGACGGCTCACCCCCGAACAGACCATGGACATCCTCGAGGCCGTGCTGTCCGGCCTCGCCGCCGCCCACAAGGCCGGCATCGTGCACCGCGACGTCAAGCCGGAGAACGTGCTGCTCGCCGACGACGGCCGCATCAAGATCGGCGACTTCGGCCTGGCCCGTGCCGTGAACAACAACACCGCCACCGGCCAGGCCCTTCTGGGCACTGTCGCCTATCTCTCCCCCGAACTCGTCACCCGTGGGATCGCGGATGCCCGCAGCGATATCTACGCCCTCGGCATCATGACCTACGAGATGCTCACCGGCGAGCAGCCCTATGTCGGTGAGGCGCCCATGCAGGTGGCCTACCAGCACGCCAACGACACCGTTCCGATGCCCAGCCTGGTGGCCGCCGGCGTGCCCCAGGAACTCGACGAGCTCGTGCTGTGGGCCACGGCCCGCGACCCAGAGGAACGCCCGCGAGACGCCCGGGTGATGCTCGACCAGCTCCTCGACGTGGAAAAACTGGTGCGTCCGAACGACCAGACCGCCATGCAGGCCACCATGGTGCTGCCCCGGAGCGTCGTGGCCGCCTCGGCCGACGCCGAGACGCAGATCCTCGGTCGTGCTCCCCTGGCGGCCGCGGCGACCCTGATCGCCCCCGACCCCGAGACGGGCGAGGTGGACAGCACCGATCAACTGGCCGGCACGACGCAGAAGCGTCGCCGCCGCGGCTACTGGCTCTTCACCCTGATCGTGCTGTTGGCCGCCCTCGCCGGCGGCGCCGGCTGGTACTTCGGGGTCGGCCCCGGTTCCGAGATCGCCGTGCCCAGCCTGACCTCGGCCTCGCCGGAGGACGCTACCGCCCAGCTGGAGGCGCTCGGCCTGGTCGCCGCCCCCGGCACGGCGTACAGCACCGAGATCCCCGCCGGGCTCGTTGTCGGCACCGACCCCGGCGACGGCACCCGCGTGGCCAAGGGCAGCACGGTGACCGTCAACGTGTCACAGGGACCAGCCCCGATCGTGCTCCCGACCCTGGCCGGTCTGACCCCTGACGCCGCCGCGACGGCGATCAGCGACTCCCGTGCGGTGCCGGGCACGGTGGACGAGATCTTCTCCAACACCGTCAAGAAGGGCCTGGTCATCTCGGCCACCCGTGACAGCGACGGCGGCGACGTCTCGCAGGGCGGCGACTCGTTCGAGGGCGCCACGATCAACTACGCGGTCTCCCTGGGCGACGTCACCGACGTCACCGGCAAGACCCTCGCGGACGCCATCGGCACGCTGGCCGACCAGGACCTCGAGGGCCGCTCGGGGCCGGAGACCTACAGCGAGACCGTGGCGCAGGGCAAGGTCATCTCGGCCGCGCCGGCCAGTGGCGGGCCGCTCCGGAAGGGCTCGGTCATCACGCTCACGGTCTCCCGCGGTCCGGAACCCGTCGAGGTCCCCGACGTGGTCGGACAGGGGTGGTCCGAAGCCAAGACCACGTTGAGCGACCTCGGCTTCAAGCTGAGCTACAACCCCGGCGCGGACGCCATCGCTGCCCTGCTGAGCGTGGCCTCGACCGACCCGGTCGCCGGCACCTCGCTGCCCAAGGGCAGCACCATCACCCTCAAGCCGACGAACCCGTTCGGCTAG
- a CDS encoding LysM peptidoglycan-binding domain-containing protein, giving the protein MPVRASKIESGTVTADSHGADSPIASAVVRPAARRRPAKTGARRSWSAVASIPLVLVSTVAIVFNLASPAQAATALKKPLKTRTTLPQATVKPVQTVRPATSTPAPTQYTVVDGDTISAIAGTFGLSTASVLALNGLGWSAVIFPGQVLTLSTSPVTAAAAPAAVASELTRYTIRSGDTLSGIAAANGVSADAVFRANGLGRDSIIFPGQTIVLPAAGSSVVAGGPQVSLASTTSASSGTHTVVSGDTVDKVAGAAGVSVQAVLEANGLGWSSVIHPGQVLKIPGSAPVLDAAPAVVVTPTVTAAPAATAVRDTVTALTSEMAANARLIIAVGRQAGANDAALVVALAAAAQESGLRNIDYGDRDSLGLFQQRPSSGWGTAEQVMDAERASRAFFGGPVNPNAGVTRGLLDIPNWQSMTVTQAAQAVQISAYPDLYANWEASARSWLAELG; this is encoded by the coding sequence ATGCCGGTCAGAGCCAGCAAGATCGAATCGGGGACGGTCACCGCCGACTCCCACGGTGCTGACTCCCCCATCGCGTCGGCGGTCGTGCGCCCCGCGGCACGGCGCCGCCCGGCGAAGACCGGCGCGCGGCGCTCCTGGTCGGCGGTGGCGAGCATCCCCCTGGTTCTCGTGAGCACCGTGGCCATCGTCTTCAACCTGGCGTCACCCGCCCAGGCGGCCACTGCACTGAAGAAGCCGCTGAAGACCCGCACGACGCTGCCCCAAGCGACGGTGAAGCCGGTCCAGACCGTGCGCCCGGCGACGTCGACCCCGGCGCCGACCCAGTACACGGTCGTCGACGGCGACACCATCAGCGCCATCGCGGGCACGTTCGGCCTCTCGACGGCGTCGGTCCTCGCACTCAACGGCCTGGGCTGGAGCGCGGTCATCTTCCCCGGCCAGGTCCTCACCCTCTCGACCTCCCCGGTGACGGCAGCGGCCGCCCCAGCGGCGGTGGCCAGCGAACTCACCCGCTACACGATCCGTTCCGGCGACACCCTCAGCGGGATCGCGGCCGCCAACGGCGTGAGCGCCGACGCCGTCTTCCGTGCCAACGGTCTGGGCCGCGACAGCATCATCTTCCCCGGCCAGACCATCGTGCTGCCGGCCGCCGGATCCTCGGTCGTGGCCGGTGGACCCCAGGTCTCGCTCGCGTCGACCACGTCGGCGTCGTCCGGCACCCACACCGTGGTCTCCGGCGACACCGTCGACAAGGTGGCCGGCGCCGCCGGCGTCTCGGTGCAGGCGGTCCTCGAGGCCAACGGCCTGGGCTGGTCGAGCGTCATCCACCCCGGCCAGGTCCTGAAGATCCCCGGTTCGGCGCCCGTGCTGGACGCCGCACCCGCCGTTGTCGTCACCCCGACCGTGACGGCGGCGCCTGCAGCGACGGCCGTGCGCGATACCGTCACCGCTCTGACCTCGGAGATGGCCGCGAACGCGCGGCTGATCATCGCCGTCGGACGCCAGGCCGGAGCCAACGACGCCGCCCTGGTCGTCGCCCTGGCCGCGGCCGCCCAGGAGTCCGGCCTGCGCAACATCGACTACGGCGACCGCGACTCGCTCGGACTCTTCCAGCAGCGGCCGAGCTCCGGCTGGGGAACCGCCGAGCAGGTCATGGATGCCGAGCGCGCCAGCCGTGCCTTCTTCGGCGGCCCGGTCAACCCCAACGCCGGTGTCACCCGCGGGCTGTTGGACATCCCGAACTGGCAGAGCATGACGGTCACGCAGGCCGCCCAGGCCGTGCAGATCTCCGCCTACCCCGACCTCTACGCCAATTGGGAGGCTTCTGCCAGGAGCTGGCTCGCCGAACTCGGCTGA
- a CDS encoding Rv2175c family DNA-binding protein, whose product MTDSSSAPQQSVPSSTPEWYSIPDLVEVLGISHSRVRQLIEDKHLLAIRRDGKVSVPVSFIREGAPVGELRGTLIVLSDDGFTDEQAMEWLLEVDDSLGVPPIDALLAGRKAEVRRVAQALA is encoded by the coding sequence GTGACCGATTCGTCTTCCGCTCCGCAGCAGTCCGTTCCTTCCTCCACCCCCGAGTGGTATTCCATCCCCGACCTCGTCGAGGTCCTCGGGATCAGCCACAGCCGGGTGCGCCAGCTCATCGAAGACAAGCACCTCCTCGCGATCCGTCGCGACGGCAAGGTCAGCGTCCCGGTGTCCTTCATCCGCGAGGGAGCACCGGTGGGTGAGCTCCGCGGCACCCTGATCGTGCTCTCCGATGACGGCTTCACCGACGAGCAGGCCATGGAATGGTTGCTCGAGGTGGACGACAGCCTCGGCGTCCCCCCGATCGACGCACTCCTGGCCGGACGCAAGGCCGAGGTTCGCCGAGTGGCGCAGGCCCTGGCCTGA
- a CDS encoding polyprenyl synthetase family protein, translating into MAQSTRLVDLVHSRIDEFINTRESIVTTISPDLTVLVDFSRQFLSGGKRFRAQFAHLGWQSVPATVPTSSDGVPAGLAGLVSAASALEVFHAAALVHDDIIDNSDTRRGAPSAHRRFESLHGANGWAGSPADFGRASAILLGDLLLGWSDELLDEGLDAAADRVSARRARTEFNLMRTEVTAGQYLDILEERAWLTQPEAELLDRAVRVIIFKSAKYSVQAPLVIGAALAGADDDQLDILRAFGLPLGIAYQLRDDLLGVFGDASVTGKPSGDDLREGKRTVLIALARERLDTASRGTVDRLLGRPDLTSEQISELQQIIVDSGAVDRVETLIQENVAQALAALDGSLVEQSVLVALTDFAGTVTRRVF; encoded by the coding sequence GTGGCTCAAAGCACTCGACTGGTCGATCTGGTTCATTCTCGCATCGACGAATTCATCAATACGCGTGAATCAATTGTGACGACCATCAGCCCGGACCTCACTGTGCTGGTGGACTTCTCACGGCAGTTTCTCAGCGGCGGGAAGCGCTTCCGGGCCCAGTTCGCACACCTCGGCTGGCAGAGCGTTCCGGCGACCGTGCCGACGTCCTCCGACGGGGTGCCGGCGGGCCTGGCCGGGCTGGTGTCTGCGGCCAGCGCACTGGAGGTCTTCCATGCCGCGGCGCTCGTCCACGACGACATCATCGACAATTCGGATACCCGCCGGGGAGCGCCCTCGGCGCACCGACGCTTCGAGAGCCTGCACGGTGCCAACGGCTGGGCCGGAAGCCCCGCCGACTTCGGCCGCGCCTCGGCGATCCTGCTCGGCGACCTCCTGCTCGGCTGGAGCGACGAGCTGCTCGACGAGGGCCTCGACGCCGCCGCCGACCGGGTCAGCGCACGGCGCGCCCGCACCGAGTTCAACCTCATGCGCACGGAGGTCACGGCCGGCCAGTATCTCGACATCCTCGAGGAGCGGGCCTGGCTCACCCAGCCGGAAGCGGAGCTGCTCGACCGCGCCGTGCGGGTCATCATCTTCAAGTCGGCCAAGTACAGCGTGCAGGCACCGCTGGTGATCGGCGCGGCCCTGGCCGGCGCCGATGACGACCAGCTCGACATCCTGCGGGCGTTCGGGCTGCCGCTGGGGATCGCCTACCAGTTGCGCGACGACCTGCTCGGTGTGTTCGGCGATGCAAGCGTCACGGGCAAGCCCAGTGGCGACGACCTGCGCGAGGGCAAGCGCACCGTTCTGATCGCCCTTGCCAGGGAACGCCTCGACACGGCGTCCCGGGGTACCGTCGACAGGCTGCTCGGGCGCCCCGACCTCACGTCGGAGCAGATCTCCGAGCTGCAGCAGATCATCGTCGACAGCGGCGCCGTCGACAGGGTCGAGACCCTGATCCAGGAGAACGTGGCTCAGGCTCTTGCCGCCCTGGACGGTTCGCTCGTGGAGCAGAGCGTGCTGGTCGCGCTCACCGACTTCGCCGGCACGGTGACCCGGCGGGTCTTCTAG
- a CDS encoding DUF3040 domain-containing protein, whose product MPLSEQEQRLLEEMERSLYHNDAEFVASVGGTRLRPNYRSIVLGVLAGVVGIATLVAGVAVQQLWLGIIGFIIMFGGVLLAITPGRTARATRPSSSQTRRPAQARTQQGFMDKLNDRWDRRQDGQQ is encoded by the coding sequence ATGCCGCTTTCAGAACAAGAGCAGCGACTCCTCGAAGAGATGGAGCGCAGTCTCTATCACAACGATGCCGAATTCGTGGCGAGCGTCGGGGGCACGCGTCTCCGCCCCAATTACCGATCCATCGTCCTCGGGGTTCTCGCCGGCGTCGTGGGGATCGCGACTCTTGTCGCCGGTGTTGCGGTGCAGCAGCTCTGGCTGGGCATCATCGGATTCATCATCATGTTCGGCGGGGTGCTTCTGGCCATCACGCCGGGTCGCACGGCCCGGGCGACGAGGCCGTCGTCCTCCCAGACCCGCCGCCCCGCGCAGGCGCGCACCCAGCAGGGCTTCATGGACAAGCTCAACGACCGCTGGGACCGCCGCCAGGACGGGCAGCAGTAG
- the mraZ gene encoding division/cell wall cluster transcriptional repressor MraZ, producing the protein MFLGTYAPKLDDKGRVILPAKFRDELSTGIVMTRGQERCLYVFTSRDFDEVHEKIRQAPITSKEGRDFFRVFLSGASAETPDKQNRVTIPANLRAYAGLDRDLTVIGVGNRVEIWDTEVWDTYLAEQETSFANITEEVIPGLF; encoded by the coding sequence ATGTTCCTCGGGACCTATGCCCCCAAGCTCGACGACAAAGGACGCGTCATCCTGCCGGCCAAATTCCGCGACGAGCTCTCGACCGGCATCGTTATGACTCGCGGTCAGGAACGCTGCCTCTACGTCTTCACCTCGCGTGACTTCGACGAGGTGCACGAGAAGATCCGCCAGGCGCCCATCACGAGCAAGGAGGGGCGGGACTTCTTTCGCGTCTTCCTGTCGGGAGCCAGCGCCGAAACCCCCGACAAGCAGAACCGCGTCACCATCCCGGCCAACCTCAGGGCGTACGCGGGACTCGACCGCGACCTCACGGTCATCGGCGTGGGCAACCGCGTGGAGATCTGGGACACCGAGGTCTGGGACACCTACCTCGCCGAACAGGAAACCTCGTTCGCCAACATCACGGAGGAGGTGATTCCGGGACTCTTCTAG
- the rsmH gene encoding 16S rRNA (cytosine(1402)-N(4))-methyltransferase RsmH produces MTTDTTSAIPGDRPQLSEIHTPVLLERSIELLGPVLDKPGAILVDATLGMGGHAEAMLSRFPGLTLVGLDRDLDALAIAEERLKPFHDRIHLVHTVYDGILDALAGLGISEVQGILFDLGVSSMQLDQVERGFSYSKDAPLDMRMDSTSPLTAERILADYSEAELRRIFQEYGEEKLAGRYATAIVEARERAPFVRSAQLVDVITKVTPVAVQRMGHPAKRVFQALRIEVNQELAVLERAVPAAMEAVAVGGRIVTMAYQSLEDRIVKRMFAAASTSSAPAGLPVELPEHKPLFTLLIRGAEQASEDEKAINPRATSVRLRAAERLRRAE; encoded by the coding sequence ATGACCACCGACACCACCTCAGCCATCCCGGGCGACCGGCCCCAGCTGAGCGAGATCCACACCCCGGTGCTGCTGGAACGCAGCATCGAGCTCCTGGGCCCCGTTCTGGACAAGCCCGGCGCGATCCTCGTCGACGCCACCCTCGGCATGGGCGGCCACGCCGAAGCCATGCTCAGCCGCTTCCCCGGCCTCACCCTGGTGGGGTTGGACCGCGACCTCGACGCGCTGGCCATCGCCGAGGAGCGCCTCAAGCCGTTCCACGACCGCATCCACCTGGTCCACACGGTCTACGACGGCATCCTCGACGCCCTCGCCGGTCTCGGCATCAGCGAGGTCCAGGGCATCCTGTTCGACCTGGGCGTCTCCAGCATGCAACTCGACCAGGTCGAGCGCGGCTTCTCCTATTCCAAGGACGCTCCGCTGGATATGCGTATGGACAGCACCTCGCCGCTCACCGCCGAACGCATCCTCGCCGACTACAGCGAGGCCGAACTGCGTCGCATCTTCCAGGAGTACGGCGAGGAGAAACTCGCCGGACGCTACGCCACGGCGATCGTTGAGGCTCGCGAGAGAGCGCCGTTCGTCCGGTCGGCCCAGCTGGTCGATGTCATCACCAAGGTCACCCCCGTCGCCGTGCAGCGGATGGGACACCCCGCCAAGCGGGTGTTCCAGGCGCTGCGCATCGAGGTCAACCAGGAACTGGCCGTCCTCGAACGCGCCGTCCCCGCCGCGATGGAAGCTGTCGCCGTCGGCGGCCGCATCGTGACGATGGCCTACCAGTCGCTCGAGGACCGCATCGTCAAGCGGATGTTCGCCGCCGCCTCCACGTCCAGCGCCCCCGCCGGACTTCCCGTCGAACTGCCGGAGCACAAGCCGCTGTTCACCCTTCTCATCCGCGGCGCCGAGCAGGCGTCCGAGGACGAGAAAGCCATCAACCCCCGTGCAACGTCGGTTCGCCTGCGTGCCGCTGAACGACTGAGGAGAGCCGAATGA
- a CDS encoding penicillin-binding protein 2: protein MSSKRRVAATILVLVAIIGLFVVRLVDIQVVRADSLSADSLGNRSVEKTVYGSRGEILDANGVVLAGTVMRYDVVVSPKNTSTFTRTVNGKDVSVPVAQAAAEIGAITGQTADAVQGIVTDSLTENPKSDFAYIIKQVDVDAFRALDALDIPWLYLYQNPSRVYPNGAVAGNLVGFVSGEGEAQAGLELGQDSCLASNNGIETYERGADGVRLPESTVTTKAAVDGSDVVTTIDSDLQWFVQQVLAKQAQATGAAWGNVVVQEVKTGKLVAVADYPAVDPNNVSATTNPDDRGSRAFSASYEPGSTFKALTAASVIDAGLADPNSQVVAPFRYLPANGANINDSSAHGDLRLTLTGVLIESSNTGMSKFGELLSDQQRYDYMTKFGVGSVTESGFPAEDSGILHAAENWDNQTSYATMFGQGLTTTALQVSSIYQTIANNGVRMPVQLVSGCKAADGTVTEVPSVEGAQVVSPTAARETADMLEMVYQQGWLAEKWKIPGYRVAAKTGTAQMPDGNGGYTKGYLVSVSGFAPADDPQYVVSVSLADPVNMNSSAASAPVFQEVMSQVLKKYRAVPSGAAAPDLSGTW from the coding sequence ATGTCCAGCAAGCGCAGGGTGGCGGCGACGATTCTTGTCCTCGTCGCGATCATCGGACTCTTCGTGGTACGCCTCGTGGATATCCAGGTGGTGCGCGCCGACTCCCTCAGCGCCGACTCCCTCGGTAATCGCTCGGTGGAGAAGACGGTCTACGGCTCCCGCGGCGAGATCCTCGACGCCAACGGGGTCGTGCTGGCCGGAACGGTCATGCGCTACGACGTCGTTGTCTCGCCCAAGAACACCAGCACCTTCACCCGCACCGTCAACGGCAAGGATGTTTCGGTGCCGGTGGCCCAGGCCGCGGCCGAGATCGGGGCCATCACCGGCCAGACCGCCGACGCCGTGCAGGGCATTGTCACGGACTCCCTGACCGAGAATCCCAAGTCCGATTTCGCCTACATCATCAAGCAGGTCGATGTCGATGCCTTCCGCGCCCTCGACGCCCTCGACATCCCCTGGCTGTACCTCTACCAGAACCCCAGCCGGGTCTACCCCAACGGCGCCGTCGCCGGCAACCTCGTCGGCTTCGTCTCCGGTGAGGGCGAGGCGCAGGCCGGCCTCGAGCTGGGTCAGGACTCCTGCCTGGCCAGCAACAACGGCATCGAGACCTACGAGCGCGGCGCCGACGGTGTGCGCCTGCCCGAAAGCACCGTCACCACGAAGGCCGCCGTGGACGGCAGCGATGTCGTCACCACCATCGACTCCGACCTGCAGTGGTTCGTCCAGCAGGTGCTCGCCAAGCAGGCCCAGGCCACCGGCGCCGCCTGGGGCAACGTCGTCGTACAGGAGGTCAAGACCGGCAAGCTCGTCGCCGTCGCCGACTATCCCGCGGTCGACCCCAACAATGTGAGCGCGACGACCAACCCGGACGACCGCGGCTCCCGCGCCTTCAGCGCCTCCTACGAGCCCGGCTCGACCTTCAAGGCCCTCACCGCGGCATCCGTCATCGACGCAGGCCTCGCCGACCCGAACTCCCAGGTCGTCGCCCCGTTCCGCTACCTACCCGCCAACGGAGCCAACATCAACGACAGCTCCGCGCACGGCGACCTGCGGTTGACCCTGACGGGTGTCCTCATCGAGTCGTCCAACACGGGAATGTCCAAGTTCGGCGAGCTCCTGAGTGACCAGCAGCGCTACGACTACATGACCAAGTTCGGTGTCGGCAGCGTCACCGAGAGCGGCTTCCCCGCCGAGGACTCCGGCATCCTGCACGCCGCGGAGAACTGGGACAACCAGACCTCCTACGCCACCATGTTCGGCCAGGGCCTGACCACGACGGCCCTGCAGGTGTCGAGTATCTACCAGACCATCGCCAACAACGGGGTGCGCATGCCCGTGCAGCTGGTGTCAGGCTGCAAGGCCGCAGACGGCACCGTGACCGAGGTTCCCTCCGTCGAGGGCGCCCAGGTCGTCTCGCCTACCGCGGCCCGCGAGACCGCCGACATGCTCGAAATGGTCTACCAGCAGGGCTGGCTCGCCGAGAAGTGGAAGATCCCCGGCTACCGGGTGGCCGCCAAGACCGGAACGGCCCAGATGCCCGACGGTAACGGCGGATACACCAAGGGCTATCTTGTGTCGGTGTCTGGCTTCGCCCCTGCCGACGATCCGCAGTACGTCGTTTCGGTGAGTCTGGCCGATCCTGTTAACATGAATTCTTCAGCAGCATCCGCTCCGGTCTTCCAGGAAGTCATGAGTCAGGTGCTGAAGAAGTACCGGGCAGTTCCCTCGGGCGCCGCCGCGCCTGATCTCTCCGGTACCTGGTAA
- a CDS encoding Mur ligase family protein — MTDLAPSALRPQHPVPRSLSGLVDEFKLDLRGDAGTRELTGVSLSSRTVQPGDLYVGMPGRLIHGASFAASAREAGAVAVLTDEAGALLAAECGLPVLVTADVRLALGAVSAWIHRTADNPATLFAVTGTNGKTSVVYLLFAILSQLGVVAGLTSTAERRIGDVAVTSSLTTPEASELHALLARMREAEVRAVGVEVSAQAVSRHRVDGLVFDLTGFTNLSHDHLDDYADMEEYFQAKLELFQPDRSRRGVVTVDSEWGRRIAAESRIPVTTLANHPHIGTMDTSDLEADWHMHVVATGARSTEFTLEGPDGRRLHTQVPLLGWYMAANAALAIVMLVESGFDLAAIEHALERDGGITAYIPGRAELISGDRGPLVYIDYGHSPDAFLNTLAAIRASTTGRIIMVFGADGDRDKTKRADMGAIAARGADAVVITNFHPRFEDAASIRATLLDAARAAVPDGELYEVPDPATAFRRALSLAGEGDVVLYAGPGHENYQEVAGVKLPYSARDDARLALQEAGWL; from the coding sequence GTGACCGATTTGGCACCCTCGGCTCTGCGTCCTCAGCATCCGGTCCCGCGGTCGTTGTCGGGACTAGTCGATGAATTCAAGCTTGACCTCCGCGGCGACGCGGGTACCCGGGAGCTGACCGGCGTGAGCCTGAGCTCGCGCACCGTACAGCCCGGCGACCTCTACGTGGGGATGCCCGGGCGCCTCATCCATGGGGCCTCCTTCGCCGCCTCCGCCCGCGAGGCCGGCGCAGTGGCCGTACTCACCGACGAGGCCGGTGCGCTGCTGGCCGCCGAGTGCGGGCTCCCCGTGCTCGTCACGGCCGACGTGCGGTTGGCCCTCGGGGCGGTGTCCGCCTGGATCCACCGCACCGCCGACAACCCGGCCACGCTGTTCGCCGTCACCGGCACCAACGGCAAGACCAGCGTCGTCTACCTGCTCTTCGCGATCCTCAGCCAGCTCGGCGTGGTCGCCGGACTCACCTCCACCGCCGAACGCCGGATCGGCGACGTCGCCGTCACGAGCTCGCTGACCACCCCGGAGGCCAGCGAGCTGCACGCCCTCCTGGCGCGGATGCGCGAAGCCGAGGTTCGCGCCGTGGGCGTCGAGGTCTCGGCACAGGCGGTCAGCCGGCACCGGGTCGACGGCCTGGTCTTCGACCTCACCGGGTTCACCAATCTCTCGCACGACCACCTCGACGACTACGCGGACATGGAGGAGTACTTCCAGGCCAAACTGGAGCTCTTCCAGCCCGACCGATCTCGCCGCGGCGTCGTCACGGTCGACTCCGAATGGGGCCGTCGGATCGCCGCCGAGAGCCGCATCCCGGTCACCACCCTCGCCAACCACCCCCACATCGGTACCATGGACACCTCCGATCTCGAGGCAGACTGGCACATGCACGTCGTCGCGACCGGGGCACGCTCCACCGAGTTCACGCTCGAGGGTCCGGACGGTCGGCGCCTGCACACCCAGGTCCCGCTGCTGGGCTGGTACATGGCCGCCAACGCCGCCCTGGCCATCGTGATGCTCGTGGAGTCCGGTTTCGACCTCGCTGCCATCGAGCACGCCCTGGAGCGGGACGGCGGCATCACCGCGTACATTCCCGGTCGGGCCGAGCTGATCTCCGGGGACCGCGGGCCCCTCGTCTACATCGACTACGGGCACAGCCCCGACGCCTTCCTCAACACCTTGGCCGCGATCCGGGCCTCGACCACCGGCCGCATCATCATGGTGTTCGGCGCCGACGGCGACCGGGACAAGACCAAACGCGCCGACATGGGCGCCATCGCCGCCCGCGGCGCCGACGCCGTCGTCATTACCAACTTCCATCCGCGCTTCGAAGACGCCGCAAGCATCCGGGCCACCCTCCTTGACGCGGCCCGCGCCGCGGTCCCGGACGGCGAACTCTACGAGGTCCCCGACCCCGCGACGGCCTTCCGCCGTGCCCTGTCGCTGGCCGGAGAGGGCGATGTCGTGCTCTACGCCGGCCCCGGCCACGAGAACTATCAGGAGGTGGCGGGTGTGAAACTGCCTTATTCCGCACGGGACGATGCCCGCCTCGCTCTGCAGGAAGCCGGGTGGCTGTAG